From Psychroflexus torquis ATCC 700755, the proteins below share one genomic window:
- a CDS encoding (trans)glycosidase, which produces MKKILFISVVLLSTVMGFSQSQKVSVSTDDQGMKLQVDGNDFMINGMNWDYFPRGTNFNYSLWNQSDDVIKAALDAEMGLLKNMGVNTIRLYTGIQPKWVEYIYENYGIYTMLNHSFGRYGLTIDGSWTPVTKYDDPATQKLLLSEVTELANDYKGTPGLLLFLLGNENNYGLFWAGAETEDFPDEEDEKRAVGENRGRPMYRLMNEAAVKMKEINDSLPVAICNGDVLFIDIIAEECPDVDIYGTNMYRGESFGDSFETIKEVYGKPVLFTEFGADAFNALENQEDQKSQAYYMVNNWKDIYENAAGLGKAGNSIGGFTFQFSDGWWKYGQTKNLDVHDSNASWSNGGYDRDYEEGKNNMNEEWFGICAKGATNSRGLYELYPRAAYYALKEAHKLDPYAEGVDAQFVDNYFSNISLTDAVLRARGDKAALGGGDSQKVGISRIAAHLSTFYTGGSLITTPDNPNPNDNSYPNQLGFDQMQSYFIGVGGQPAPNINFNVDFNIVGDVAENPINEIFYENRARPITVTTPDGEVILQDNNNLQVYQAEFEWKNDNFDLRGFYRTGHYHWGYEGDIFGLYPEANYGPNLDIYGGIISGIEVDAKGKLEGLKAALGPQLWWGANPTMLFKYSKTIAKWDITGIYNRDVETDLEFDENGRRVLDQNQVRSGVIPPWPMERATLAFERDFGKFGLTFGSIWAGRPLNGSTYQDINDAGEIVVDKINSNDNWGGKAKLTYEAGKFKWYAQGSIMGLVANGSADPTITFTGWKLKDTGSGNQSNFLSGMTYNIGKWQIAPNFLWQKPLVDPMPNNGEAPGRLRNFIDDPFAVRWNRETTAGEILFTYDPTPGTYMYDWDNNVSEDAEFAISAGFVFRHLPTTMDAHIGFLDTREFLAFGTSVPAEDLYEAHARIVSKLSPELGIVGAFYYGNGQGQGDSQRLVTDRFGANLNVFYKKFIINGDVKVNDWGPFDYHRDFNLTFPLQLQLDLSTTLGMPQWYILPSTQIGIRGIWRSLNEFSPRFSPNNTPIGSFNAEPILSAVGFPNGSEWEIMSYIRFNIGK; this is translated from the coding sequence ATGAAAAAAATTCTATTTATAAGTGTAGTCTTGCTCTCAACTGTAATGGGGTTTTCTCAGTCTCAAAAAGTTTCAGTGTCCACAGATGACCAAGGGATGAAGCTACAAGTTGATGGTAATGACTTTATGATTAACGGTATGAACTGGGACTACTTTCCTAGAGGAACAAACTTCAATTACAGTTTATGGAATCAATCAGACGATGTCATAAAAGCTGCCTTAGATGCTGAAATGGGCTTGCTCAAAAATATGGGAGTCAATACCATTAGACTGTATACAGGTATTCAACCAAAATGGGTAGAATACATCTATGAAAATTATGGTATTTACACCATGTTAAACCATTCTTTTGGTAGATATGGTTTAACTATTGATGGGAGTTGGACTCCTGTGACTAAATATGATGATCCAGCAACTCAGAAATTACTTCTTTCGGAAGTAACTGAACTAGCTAATGATTACAAAGGAACTCCTGGTCTTTTGCTTTTTCTTTTAGGAAATGAAAACAACTACGGCTTATTTTGGGCAGGTGCTGAAACAGAAGATTTCCCAGATGAGGAAGATGAAAAAAGAGCAGTTGGAGAAAACAGAGGCCGACCAATGTATCGCTTAATGAACGAAGCCGCTGTTAAAATGAAAGAAATAAATGATTCCTTACCGGTTGCTATTTGTAATGGTGATGTTTTATTTATAGATATTATAGCCGAAGAATGTCCCGATGTAGATATTTATGGAACCAACATGTATCGCGGTGAGTCTTTTGGTGATTCTTTTGAGACGATTAAAGAAGTTTATGGCAAACCTGTTCTATTTACAGAGTTCGGCGCAGATGCTTTCAATGCTTTAGAGAATCAGGAAGACCAAAAATCTCAGGCTTACTACATGGTCAATAACTGGAAAGATATTTATGAAAATGCTGCTGGACTAGGAAAAGCGGGGAACTCAATTGGGGGGTTTACCTTTCAATTTAGCGACGGCTGGTGGAAATACGGACAGACTAAAAATCTTGATGTTCACGATAGTAACGCCTCTTGGTCTAACGGTGGTTATGATAGAGACTATGAAGAAGGTAAAAATAACATGAATGAGGAATGGTTTGGGATTTGTGCAAAAGGAGCAACAAATTCAAGAGGTTTATACGAGTTATATCCACGTGCTGCTTACTATGCCTTAAAGGAAGCACATAAATTAGATCCTTATGCAGAAGGGGTTGATGCTCAATTTGTTGACAACTATTTTAGCAATATTTCATTAACAGATGCTGTGTTACGAGCTAGAGGCGATAAAGCCGCATTGGGTGGTGGAGATTCTCAAAAAGTAGGCATTAGTAGAATAGCAGCGCATTTATCTACATTTTATACAGGGGGTAGTTTAATCACTACTCCGGATAATCCTAATCCAAACGACAATTCTTACCCCAACCAACTTGGGTTCGATCAAATGCAGTCTTATTTTATAGGTGTAGGCGGACAACCAGCGCCAAACATTAACTTTAATGTAGACTTTAACATTGTAGGGGATGTTGCTGAAAATCCTATCAACGAGATTTTCTACGAAAACAGAGCTAGACCCATAACTGTGACTACACCCGATGGCGAAGTTATCCTTCAAGACAATAATAATTTACAGGTTTATCAAGCAGAGTTTGAATGGAAAAATGACAATTTTGATTTGAGAGGCTTTTACAGAACAGGACATTACCATTGGGGTTATGAAGGTGATATCTTTGGATTATATCCCGAAGCTAACTATGGCCCCAATTTAGATATCTACGGCGGTATCATTTCAGGTATTGAAGTGGATGCTAAAGGAAAGTTAGAAGGCTTAAAAGCAGCTCTAGGTCCACAATTGTGGTGGGGAGCTAATCCAACCATGCTATTTAAATATTCCAAAACTATTGCTAAGTGGGATATTACAGGGATTTATAATAGGGATGTAGAAACAGACTTAGAATTCGATGAAAATGGACGACGTGTTTTAGATCAAAATCAGGTTAGGAGTGGGGTGATTCCGCCCTGGCCAATGGAAAGAGCAACTCTTGCTTTTGAACGGGATTTTGGAAAGTTTGGATTAACCTTTGGTAGTATTTGGGCTGGAAGGCCATTAAATGGGAGTACTTACCAAGATATTAATGATGCAGGAGAGATTGTCGTAGATAAAATTAACTCAAATGATAATTGGGGTGGAAAAGCTAAATTAACCTACGAGGCTGGTAAATTTAAGTGGTATGCACAAGGTTCGATCATGGGTCTTGTTGCCAATGGAAGTGCAGACCCAACCATAACGTTTACAGGCTGGAAACTCAAAGATACTGGGAGCGGAAACCAAAGCAATTTTTTATCGGGCATGACCTATAATATTGGGAAATGGCAAATAGCCCCTAATTTTTTATGGCAAAAACCACTAGTAGACCCAATGCCTAACAACGGAGAAGCCCCTGGACGATTAAGGAATTTTATAGATGATCCTTTTGCGGTAAGATGGAACAGAGAAACAACAGCTGGTGAAATTCTATTTACCTACGACCCTACTCCTGGAACTTATATGTATGATTGGGATAATAATGTATCTGAAGATGCAGAATTTGCTATTAGTGCCGGATTCGTCTTTAGACATCTGCCTACAACAATGGATGCACATATAGGTTTTCTTGACACTCGAGAGTTTTTAGCCTTTGGGACTTCTGTTCCAGCTGAAGACCTTTATGAGGCTCACGCAAGAATTGTTTCTAAATTAAGCCCAGAATTGGGGATTGTAGGTGCTTTCTATTATGGAAATGGACAGGGGCAAGGGGATTCTCAAAGACTTGTCACCGACAGATTTGGTGCAAATTTAAATGTGTTCTATAAAAAATTTATCATTAATGGAGATGTAAAAGTAAACGACTGGGGTCCCTTTGATTACCACAGAGATTTTAACTTGACATTTCCTCTTCAATTGCAGCTTGACTTATCTACAACTTTAGGGATGCCACAATGGTATATATTACCAAGTACACAAATCGGAATTAGAGGCATCTGGAGATCTTTAAATGAATTTTCTCCTCGATTTTCTCCAAATAACACACCCATTGGTTCTTTTAACGCTGAACCTATTCTCAGCGCTGTTGGATTTCCTAATGGATCTGAGTGGGAAATCATGTCTTATATAAGATTTAACATTGGTAAATAA
- a CDS encoding TonB-dependent receptor → MTTLKAMLIVFLSFFVVNPSFANPKLQQNISIAYEDATLLDVLKDIKSKSKFNFFYDINEIDENKKVSINTENEAFENILDQISKQVNFDYTFNGNQVVLTAGITNAKIVTDAIQDREVTGMVVGPEGNPLPGANVIVKGTSVGAQTDFDGNFTVQVPEGSKFLVISYVGFKEEEVNVEGKSKVTVQLKPDAGQLDAVVVIGTRGKPRTSFDSPVAVDNFKIKELQKTGKTTVDQQLMLRVPSYNATEQPVSDAAAHFSPAGLRGLFPSRTLVLVNGKRKNASALVYSYVTPGRGEVGVDMKAIPSAALESVEVLRDGAAAQYGSDAIAGVINLVMKEDVDPFINTGYSSTTRGDGEQYQVESGFGIDLGPEGYANFTLSHMDSKATQRAGTITSVEDEAGYWGVTDDSAFNTSDLTSFLERNPSAGFQVGLPNMTITNFAYNLGFTLDKETNTEIYSFGTLTDREGSAPQFARVPYWVPGFEAIYPDQEFFLAKMAPQIRDHTFALGLKTTFNEWNFDVSSILGKNRIDYYIEDSFNQSFAGSSPSDFYNGAHEFSHVVNNLDINRTFYDAGLEALSVAFGLEHRTENFVTEEGEFASYGDGGSPDAQGGRTGSESFGGFSPENASNDYRSNIGFYTDITADFTESFLVSGALRYEDYSDFGSNVSWKLSSRYKLADDKLVIRGSVSSGFRAPSLHQVYYTATTTTLTTDGVQQNGILNNANPALRALGIPELDAETSFNLSGGFTYRFNRNSGITIDAYQIDVDDRIALSGQVTATGDPNSPIDRTLENVGVGSAGFFLNAIDTRTKGIDIVYSYSNIELGRGFLSGSIAANFNETEVQGTNFPAFIEDNNLGDAIFSREDISRVESWRPQEKVVATASYEIDKITANLSLMYYGSVTYRHPNDPINDATYGGKTLTDLSVNYAFTDNINFTLGVNNLFDVFPDTFAEAYASTGGTPQDRNLDFVGRFKYPWQTTQFGIDGTRIFSQLNISF, encoded by the coding sequence ATGACAACACTAAAAGCGATGCTCATAGTATTCTTATCGTTCTTTGTTGTTAACCCAAGTTTTGCAAACCCAAAACTGCAACAGAACATATCTATTGCTTACGAAGATGCAACGCTTCTTGATGTTTTAAAGGACATTAAATCAAAATCAAAATTCAATTTCTTTTATGATATTAATGAAATTGATGAGAATAAAAAGGTAAGTATTAATACCGAAAACGAAGCTTTTGAAAATATTTTAGATCAAATTAGCAAGCAAGTTAACTTCGATTATACTTTCAATGGAAATCAAGTAGTACTCACAGCTGGCATTACAAATGCTAAAATTGTTACTGATGCTATCCAAGACCGAGAAGTAACTGGAATGGTTGTAGGACCAGAAGGAAACCCACTACCTGGAGCTAATGTCATAGTAAAAGGAACCAGCGTAGGTGCACAAACAGACTTTGACGGAAACTTTACAGTACAGGTTCCTGAAGGTTCAAAATTCCTTGTCATCTCTTATGTAGGCTTTAAAGAGGAGGAGGTAAATGTAGAGGGAAAATCCAAAGTGACAGTTCAATTGAAGCCAGATGCTGGACAACTTGATGCCGTGGTTGTTATAGGTACTCGAGGTAAGCCAAGAACCTCTTTTGACTCTCCTGTAGCTGTAGATAATTTTAAAATAAAAGAGCTACAAAAAACAGGTAAAACGACAGTAGATCAACAATTGATGCTACGCGTCCCTTCCTACAATGCAACAGAACAGCCAGTATCTGATGCGGCTGCTCACTTTAGCCCTGCAGGTTTGAGAGGTCTTTTTCCTAGTAGAACTTTAGTATTGGTTAATGGAAAACGAAAAAATGCCAGTGCACTTGTTTACAGTTATGTCACTCCAGGTCGAGGTGAAGTTGGAGTAGATATGAAAGCTATTCCCTCTGCAGCTTTAGAAAGTGTAGAAGTTTTGAGAGATGGTGCAGCTGCACAGTATGGATCTGACGCTATTGCTGGTGTCATTAATCTAGTGATGAAGGAAGATGTAGACCCTTTTATAAATACAGGGTATAGTTCTACGACTCGAGGCGACGGTGAACAGTACCAAGTGGAATCTGGGTTCGGTATAGACCTTGGGCCTGAAGGGTACGCCAATTTCACATTGAGTCATATGGACTCTAAGGCTACACAACGAGCAGGAACAATCACAAGTGTTGAAGATGAAGCTGGTTATTGGGGTGTGACTGATGATTCAGCTTTTAACACAAGCGATTTGACGTCTTTCTTAGAAAGAAATCCAAGCGCTGGGTTCCAAGTGGGCTTACCCAATATGACTATTACTAATTTTGCTTATAACCTTGGTTTTACTTTAGATAAAGAGACCAATACAGAAATTTATTCTTTTGGTACACTAACGGACAGAGAAGGTTCTGCGCCCCAATTTGCAAGAGTACCCTATTGGGTACCTGGATTTGAGGCCATCTATCCAGATCAAGAATTCTTTTTAGCTAAAATGGCCCCTCAAATTCGAGATCACACCTTTGCTCTTGGTTTGAAAACAACCTTTAATGAGTGGAATTTTGACGTAAGTTCTATCTTAGGTAAAAATAGAATTGATTATTATATCGAAGATTCGTTTAACCAGTCTTTTGCTGGAAGTAGTCCTTCTGATTTTTATAATGGGGCCCATGAATTTAGCCATGTTGTAAATAACTTGGACATTAACAGAACCTTTTACGATGCAGGACTTGAAGCTTTATCAGTAGCTTTTGGTTTGGAACACAGAACAGAAAACTTTGTAACCGAAGAGGGTGAATTTGCTTCTTACGGCGACGGAGGGTCTCCCGATGCACAAGGAGGTAGAACAGGTTCAGAATCTTTTGGAGGTTTTAGCCCAGAAAATGCATCAAACGATTACAGATCTAATATTGGTTTTTACACAGACATCACAGCAGATTTTACAGAATCATTTTTAGTGAGTGGTGCTTTACGTTATGAAGATTATAGCGATTTTGGCTCTAATGTAAGTTGGAAGTTGAGCTCCAGATATAAACTTGCTGATGATAAATTGGTTATAAGAGGTTCTGTAAGTAGTGGTTTTAGAGCGCCATCTCTACACCAAGTCTACTATACTGCTACAACAACGACTTTAACAACCGATGGGGTTCAGCAAAATGGAATTTTGAACAATGCCAACCCAGCTTTAAGAGCACTTGGAATTCCTGAGCTAGACGCTGAAACGTCTTTTAACTTAAGTGGAGGTTTTACGTATAGATTCAATAGAAATTCTGGGATCACCATAGATGCTTACCAAATTGATGTGGATGATAGAATTGCACTCTCTGGGCAAGTTACAGCCACAGGAGATCCAAATAGCCCCATAGACCGGACTCTAGAGAATGTTGGAGTGGGTTCTGCTGGTTTTTTCTTGAATGCTATAGATACAAGGACCAAAGGGATTGATATTGTATATAGCTACAGTAATATAGAATTGGGGAGAGGTTTCTTAAGTGGTAGTATCGCTGCTAACTTCAATGAAACAGAAGTGCAAGGAACTAATTTTCCTGCATTTATTGAAGACAATAATTTAGGAGATGCTATATTTTCAAGAGAAGATATATCCAGAGTTGAAAGCTGGAGACCTCAAGAAAAAGTTGTCGCTACGGCCAGTTATGAAATCGATAAGATTACCGCAAATTTATCTTTGATGTATTATGGTTCTGTAACTTACAGACACCCAAATGATCCTATAAACGATGCTACCTATGGAGGTAAAACCTTAACGGATTTGAGCGTTAACTATGCGTTTACAGATAATATTAACTTTACTCTGGGCGTGAATAATTTATTTGATGTTTTCCCTGATACTTTTGCGGAAGCTTATGCGTCAACTGGTGGAACACCTCAAGATAGAAATTTAGATTTCGTAGGAAGATTTAAGTACCCGTGGCAAACCACACAGTTTGGTATTGACGGGACTCGAATCTTTTCTCAATTGAATATTAGTTTCTAA
- a CDS encoding FecR family protein: protein MNSDQLIDNYLKGSLSKRESVQMNKWVKKDLKNLNYFKERIRSHSYVIPLNFDSDKAFDRFYQKIQEKKRLRKQRLKIFYWAASFTALIGLGLLYQNSELLFTEQDNIADRREANESLKEIQVTLSDGSQHRINKKSTISLKDKSGRLVASQLDNILSFEAYSSIAKDTSTTQIDIPYGEKLRLRLSDGSLVWLNSGSSLSFPQHFSSKSKTREVNVVGEAYFEISKNKQKPFIVHTPSVSVKVLGTHFNISSYANDSKSETTLMEGKVQVYNSLQINTPVELVPNQQAVFEKTNQKFEKKTVDADAFNSWIDNILVVDGLSFLELKRKLERKYNITITNELDYLWEKTYRGEFKDESLAETLKTIALSSKFSFSIDGKHIRIFNKNPKD from the coding sequence ATGAATTCAGACCAACTTATTGACAATTATTTAAAGGGCAGTCTTTCTAAAAGAGAGAGTGTTCAAATGAATAAATGGGTCAAAAAAGACTTAAAGAATCTTAATTATTTTAAGGAACGTATCCGTTCACATTCATACGTCATCCCCTTAAATTTCGATTCGGATAAAGCCTTTGATCGTTTTTACCAAAAAATTCAAGAGAAAAAACGCTTGCGCAAACAAAGACTAAAAATATTTTATTGGGCTGCAAGTTTTACAGCCTTAATAGGTTTAGGTCTTCTCTATCAAAATTCAGAATTATTATTTACAGAACAAGACAATATAGCGGATAGAAGAGAGGCTAATGAAAGTCTTAAGGAAATCCAAGTTACTTTATCAGATGGAAGTCAACACCGTATCAACAAAAAATCTACTATAAGCCTTAAGGACAAATCAGGTAGACTTGTTGCAAGCCAATTAGATAATATATTGTCTTTTGAAGCTTACTCTTCTATTGCAAAAGATACCTCAACAACCCAAATTGACATACCATATGGGGAAAAATTGAGGCTTAGACTATCTGATGGTAGCTTGGTCTGGCTAAATTCTGGAAGTAGCTTAAGCTTTCCACAACACTTTAGTTCTAAGTCCAAAACCAGAGAAGTAAATGTGGTCGGTGAGGCCTATTTTGAGATTTCCAAAAACAAACAAAAACCGTTTATAGTCCACACGCCCAGCGTAAGTGTGAAAGTCTTGGGGACTCATTTTAATATTTCTTCCTATGCCAATGATTCTAAATCAGAGACAACCCTTATGGAAGGCAAAGTTCAAGTTTACAATAGCCTTCAAATAAATACTCCTGTTGAATTAGTACCGAATCAACAAGCAGTGTTCGAAAAAACAAATCAGAAGTTTGAAAAAAAGACAGTAGACGCAGATGCTTTTAACAGTTGGATCGATAACATTTTGGTTGTCGACGGTCTTTCTTTTCTTGAACTTAAGAGAAAGCTAGAACGTAAATACAATATTACAATTACCAACGAATTGGATTATTTATGGGAGAAAACCTATAGAGGGGAGTTTAAAGATGAATCTCTTGCCGAAACCTTAAAAACCATTGCTCTTAGTTCAAAATTTAGCTTTTCTATAGATGGAAAACACATTCGAATTTTTAATAAAAACCCAAAGGATTAA
- a CDS encoding RNA polymerase sigma factor, with translation MIDLIFIQKLKQGDEIAYQILYDKYYQWLCNYVFKLCENKKLSEDIVQDVLMKFYENRLKITITGSLKNYLFTSCHNQFLQHLRKKKIKFDDLDTIKWEVIASTMNTQENHKQTKLKKLHQYIDELPPRCKEIFVKNKLEKTIYKDIAEDMDISVKTVENQMSKALKHLRKRANQFML, from the coding sequence GTGATAGATCTTATTTTCATACAAAAACTTAAACAAGGCGATGAAATCGCCTACCAAATACTGTATGATAAGTACTATCAATGGCTATGTAATTATGTCTTTAAGCTTTGTGAAAACAAAAAACTATCTGAAGACATTGTTCAAGATGTGTTAATGAAATTTTACGAGAATCGTCTTAAAATTACAATTACAGGTTCACTTAAAAATTACTTATTTACGTCTTGTCACAATCAATTTTTACAGCATTTAAGAAAAAAGAAAATAAAGTTTGATGATTTAGATACTATTAAATGGGAGGTGATTGCAAGTACAATGAATACTCAGGAAAATCATAAGCAAACCAAACTCAAAAAATTACACCAGTATATAGATGAGTTGCCACCCAGATGTAAAGAGATTTTTGTCAAAAACAAACTAGAAAAAACCATCTATAAAGATATTGCTGAAGACATGGATATTTCTGTGAAGACAGTGGAAAACCAGATGTCGAAAGCTCTCAAACACCTCAGAAAGCGAGCTAATCAGTTTATGTTATAA
- a CDS encoding T9SS type A sorting domain-containing protein produces MKNIYFVLLLLFISPLFTNSALAQCDDVNLVNLTNPGPYDVETLTEADGIRNGPDYSGATIYYPTNAKRPFASIAIVPGFYSFPSSVEEWGPFYASHGIVTIIIGTNNLWDSPEARANALLDALETIKQENSRASSPLEGALNLDQLAVSGWSMGGGGAQRAAVLDNSIAGVVALCPWLPNSQLDHESPVLIFSGEDDTVAPPSQHADLHYNATPSMTDKVLFEIANGDHSVANTPNGGGGSVGRIALSWLKLYVEDNDCYCPLLTDNLLVNPPAASKVEQSFECGLLGIDNQELAIGFYPNPTRNIVYLEILKDVNYELISPLGQPILEGNLTGNNKQIDLSQFPESLYYLNIEGQIIKLIKYN; encoded by the coding sequence ATGAAAAACATATACTTCGTCCTCTTACTCCTTTTTATCTCCCCCCTATTTACCAATAGCGCTCTTGCCCAGTGTGATGATGTAAATTTAGTGAATCTTACAAACCCAGGGCCATATGATGTAGAAACCCTTACCGAGGCAGATGGAATTCGAAATGGGCCTGATTATTCTGGAGCGACCATTTACTACCCAACCAATGCTAAACGGCCCTTCGCAAGTATTGCAATAGTCCCAGGATTTTATTCGTTTCCTTCAAGTGTTGAAGAATGGGGACCATTTTATGCGTCTCACGGTATCGTGACCATTATTATAGGGACAAATAATCTTTGGGATTCCCCAGAGGCACGGGCTAATGCACTGCTAGATGCTTTGGAAACCATCAAACAAGAAAATAGTAGAGCTTCTTCTCCGCTTGAAGGAGCCCTCAACTTAGACCAATTGGCCGTAAGTGGATGGTCTATGGGCGGTGGTGGTGCTCAAAGGGCTGCCGTTCTTGATAATAGCATTGCAGGTGTTGTGGCCTTATGTCCATGGCTTCCTAACTCTCAACTTGATCATGAAAGTCCAGTTCTTATTTTTAGTGGTGAGGATGATACCGTAGCTCCCCCTTCACAGCACGCAGATCTTCATTACAATGCAACACCGAGTATGACTGACAAAGTGCTTTTCGAAATTGCAAATGGCGATCACTCAGTTGCTAATACACCTAATGGCGGAGGCGGCTCTGTAGGTAGAATAGCCCTTTCTTGGCTTAAACTCTATGTGGAAGATAATGATTGTTATTGTCCATTGTTAACAGACAATCTTTTAGTAAACCCTCCTGCTGCCTCTAAGGTGGAGCAAAGTTTCGAATGTGGATTATTAGGGATTGATAATCAGGAATTAGCTATTGGATTTTATCCCAACCCAACCAGAAACATAGTCTATTTAGAAATTCTTAAAGACGTTAATTATGAACTCATTTCACCCCTAGGACAACCTATATTGGAAGGAAATCTAACTGGAAATAACAAGCAGATTGATTTGTCTCAATTTCCAGAAAGCTTGTATTACTTGAACATAGAAGGTCAAATTATAAAACTTATTAAATACAATTAA